From a single Herbiconiux sp. SALV-R1 genomic region:
- the treZ gene encoding malto-oligosyltrehalose trehalohydrolase, translating into MTENDFAVWAPRPARVELLLREAGAGSGAGAARIRTVPLHKGDDGWWRPEEGAVTWKPGVDYGYLLDGQGPYPDPRSRRQPDGVHGLSRTDDPATFEWSDGSWTGLPVDRAVIYELHVGTFTPKGTLASARKRLDHLRSIGVTHVELLPVNGFNGVHNWGYDGVAWFTVHEAYGGPEGYRAFVDACHAAGLAVIQDVVYNHLGPSGNYLPLYGPYLNDASSNTWGTSVNLDHEGSAEVRRFILDNALMWLRDYHVDGLRLDAVHALVDDGPVHLLAELSAEVEELSASTGVQRMLIAESDLNDPVMFRARDDGGYGLDGQWSDDFHHAVHVNLTGETSGYYADFDSVGALAKVLTKGFFHDGTYSSFREREHGVELDRAATAPWRLVVASQNHDQIGNRAIGDRLTATLGVDDLAIAAALTLLGPFTPMLFMGEEWAASTPWQFFTSHPEPELGEATATGRIAEFERMGWDESAVPDPQDPETFTRSKLDWHELDDPAHPEHRAMLEVYRALARVRATLPPGDELRLAEIAVEFSEEERWLVLTRPTITLVVNFSDEPRELATIAPGAGEVLVDTHALLHPAPPSRHAGRPLDIAPHSVIVTALP; encoded by the coding sequence ATGACCGAGAACGACTTCGCCGTGTGGGCGCCACGACCGGCGCGAGTGGAGCTGCTGCTGCGTGAGGCGGGTGCCGGTTCGGGGGCGGGTGCTGCGCGCATCCGTACCGTTCCGCTGCACAAGGGCGACGACGGGTGGTGGCGGCCCGAGGAGGGCGCGGTCACCTGGAAGCCGGGCGTCGACTACGGCTACCTGCTCGACGGGCAGGGGCCCTACCCCGACCCGCGCTCGCGCCGGCAGCCCGACGGCGTGCACGGACTCTCGCGCACCGACGACCCCGCGACGTTCGAGTGGAGCGACGGCTCGTGGACGGGGCTGCCCGTCGACCGCGCCGTCATCTACGAGCTGCACGTCGGCACCTTCACCCCGAAGGGAACGCTCGCCTCGGCGCGCAAGCGCCTCGACCACCTGCGCTCCATCGGCGTCACGCACGTCGAGCTGCTGCCCGTGAACGGCTTCAACGGCGTGCACAACTGGGGGTACGACGGGGTCGCCTGGTTCACCGTGCACGAGGCCTACGGCGGCCCGGAGGGCTACCGCGCCTTCGTCGACGCCTGCCACGCGGCGGGGCTCGCCGTCATCCAAGACGTGGTCTACAACCACCTCGGGCCGAGCGGCAACTACCTGCCGCTCTACGGCCCGTACCTGAACGACGCTTCGAGCAACACCTGGGGCACGAGCGTCAACCTCGACCACGAGGGCAGCGCCGAGGTGCGCCGCTTCATCCTCGACAACGCGCTGATGTGGCTGCGCGACTACCACGTCGACGGCCTGCGGCTGGATGCGGTGCACGCCCTGGTCGACGACGGCCCGGTGCACCTGCTGGCGGAGCTCTCGGCCGAGGTCGAGGAGCTGTCGGCCTCGACGGGGGTGCAGCGGATGCTCATCGCCGAGTCCGACCTCAACGACCCGGTGATGTTCCGGGCGCGCGACGACGGCGGCTACGGGCTCGACGGGCAGTGGAGCGACGACTTCCACCACGCCGTGCACGTGAACCTCACCGGGGAGACCTCGGGCTACTACGCCGACTTCGACTCGGTGGGGGCGCTCGCGAAGGTGCTCACGAAGGGGTTCTTCCACGACGGCACGTACTCCAGCTTCCGCGAGCGCGAGCACGGCGTCGAGCTCGACCGTGCCGCGACGGCGCCCTGGCGGCTCGTCGTCGCGTCGCAGAACCACGACCAGATCGGCAACCGGGCGATCGGCGACCGGCTCACGGCGACCCTCGGGGTCGACGACCTCGCCATCGCCGCGGCGCTCACCCTGCTCGGCCCGTTCACCCCGATGCTGTTCATGGGCGAGGAGTGGGCGGCGTCGACGCCGTGGCAGTTCTTCACCTCGCACCCCGAGCCCGAGCTCGGCGAGGCCACCGCCACGGGGCGCATCGCGGAGTTCGAGCGCATGGGGTGGGACGAGAGCGCCGTGCCCGACCCCCAAGACCCCGAGACCTTCACCCGCTCGAAGCTCGACTGGCACGAGCTCGACGACCCCGCGCATCCGGAGCACCGGGCCATGCTCGAGGTCTACCGGGCGCTTGCGCGGGTGCGGGCCACGCTGCCGCCGGGCGACGAGCTCCGGCTCGCCGAGATCGCGGTGGAGTTCAGCGAGGAGGAGCGCTGGCTCGTGCTCACGCGGCCCACCATCACCCTCGTCGTGAACTTCTCCGACGAGCCGCGTGAGCTCGCGACGATCGCACCGGGCGCCGGCGAGGTGCTCGTCGACACCCACGCCCTCCTCCACCCGGCACCCCCGTCGCGCCACGCGGGCCGCCCCCTCGACATCGCCCCCCACAGCGTGATCGTGACGGCCCTCCCCTAG
- the treY gene encoding malto-oligosyltrehalose synthase: MRVPRSTYRLQLTADFTLWDAARLVPYLKRLGVDWVYLSPILQAERGSQHGYDVTDHSRVDEERGGPDGLRALSTAAHEAGLGVLVDIVPNHVGVATPSQNPWWWDLLKHGRGSRYADAFDVDWDAGGGRLRIPVLGDDSLDALTIERDGGGGEPMLAYYDHCYPIAPGTADDGADAETVHSRQHYELMNWRRESTDLNYRRFFAVSSLAAVRVEEPWVFDESHAEIKRWFDEGLVDGLRVDHPDGLADPGGYLERLAELTGGGYVLIEKILEGDEPLEPDWPSAGTTGYDALALIDRVFVDPDGEAALDELDRELRISSGLPVEDYAEMIHGTKRGIADGILNAEVRRIVRDLERAGGVPTPTDTAVLRDAVAELLTCFPVYRSYLPAGREKLDEALELAVRHRPELESVLRETAEALGRTGTAPSIRFQQTSGMVMAKGVEDTAFYRYTRLTSLTEVGADPDHFAVTVPEFHEAQKRRLETLPGSMTTLSTHDTKRAEDARARISVLAELGEGWGGALAKIRSLLPLGDGPFENLLWQAIVGTWPISRERAKAYAVKASREAGVSTSWLDPSDDFERRFETAIDQVFTDPVARGLVESVVATITDAGRSNSLSAKLVQLTTTGVPDVYQGTELWDYSLVDPDNRRPVDFGERSELLEQQDAGEAPALDELGAAKLLVVSVALRLRRDRPELFTGYRGLEATGPAASHLIAFDRGGAITVATRLPIGLARSGGWRDTTLELPAARNGYVDALTGRLVSAGPVSVSDLLFHYPVALLQRVDDED; encoded by the coding sequence ATGCGCGTGCCCCGGTCGACCTACCGACTCCAGCTCACCGCCGACTTCACCCTGTGGGATGCGGCGCGACTGGTTCCCTACCTGAAGCGTCTCGGCGTCGACTGGGTGTACCTCTCGCCGATCCTGCAGGCCGAGCGCGGCTCGCAGCACGGCTACGACGTCACCGATCACTCGCGGGTCGACGAGGAGCGGGGCGGCCCCGACGGGCTCCGCGCCCTCTCTACCGCGGCCCACGAGGCGGGGCTCGGCGTGCTCGTCGACATCGTGCCGAACCACGTGGGGGTGGCGACCCCGTCGCAGAACCCGTGGTGGTGGGACCTGCTGAAGCACGGCAGGGGCTCGCGCTACGCCGACGCCTTCGACGTCGACTGGGACGCCGGGGGCGGCAGGCTGCGCATCCCGGTGCTCGGCGACGACTCGCTCGACGCCCTGACGATCGAGCGCGACGGAGGCGGCGGCGAGCCGATGCTCGCGTACTACGACCACTGCTACCCCATCGCCCCCGGCACCGCCGACGACGGTGCCGACGCCGAGACGGTGCACTCGCGGCAGCACTACGAGCTCATGAACTGGCGGCGCGAGAGCACCGACCTCAACTACCGCCGTTTCTTCGCGGTCTCCTCGCTCGCCGCCGTGCGGGTGGAGGAGCCGTGGGTGTTCGACGAGTCGCACGCCGAGATCAAGCGCTGGTTCGACGAGGGTCTGGTCGACGGTCTGCGCGTCGACCACCCCGACGGGCTCGCCGACCCCGGTGGGTACCTCGAGCGACTCGCCGAGCTCACGGGCGGCGGCTACGTGCTGATCGAGAAGATCCTCGAGGGCGACGAGCCGCTCGAGCCCGACTGGCCCTCGGCCGGCACCACCGGATACGACGCACTCGCCCTGATCGACCGGGTGTTCGTCGACCCCGACGGCGAGGCGGCGCTCGACGAGCTCGACCGTGAGCTCCGCATCTCGAGCGGGCTCCCGGTCGAGGACTACGCCGAGATGATCCACGGCACGAAGCGCGGCATCGCCGACGGCATCCTGAACGCCGAGGTGCGGCGCATCGTGCGCGACCTCGAGCGCGCCGGCGGGGTGCCCACCCCCACCGACACCGCGGTGCTGCGCGACGCCGTGGCCGAACTGCTCACCTGCTTCCCGGTCTACCGCTCGTATCTCCCCGCGGGCCGCGAGAAGCTCGACGAGGCGCTCGAGCTGGCCGTGCGGCACCGGCCCGAGCTCGAGAGCGTGCTGCGGGAGACCGCGGAGGCGCTCGGTCGCACGGGAACGGCTCCGAGCATCCGGTTCCAGCAGACCTCGGGGATGGTGATGGCGAAGGGTGTCGAAGACACCGCCTTCTACCGCTACACCCGGCTGACCTCGCTCACCGAGGTCGGGGCCGACCCCGACCACTTCGCCGTGACGGTGCCCGAGTTCCACGAGGCGCAGAAGCGGCGGCTCGAGACGCTCCCCGGCAGCATGACGACGCTGTCGACCCACGACACGAAGCGGGCCGAGGATGCTCGGGCCCGCATCTCGGTGCTCGCCGAGCTGGGCGAGGGGTGGGGTGGTGCGCTGGCGAAGATCCGCTCGCTGCTGCCCCTCGGCGACGGGCCGTTCGAGAACCTGCTCTGGCAGGCGATCGTGGGCACGTGGCCGATCTCCCGGGAGCGCGCCAAGGCCTACGCCGTGAAGGCGTCGCGCGAGGCGGGCGTCTCGACGAGCTGGCTCGACCCCTCCGACGACTTCGAGCGGCGCTTCGAGACGGCGATCGACCAGGTGTTCACCGACCCGGTCGCGCGCGGACTCGTGGAGAGCGTCGTCGCCACCATCACGGATGCGGGGCGCAGCAACTCCCTGTCGGCCAAGCTGGTGCAGCTCACCACCACCGGGGTGCCCGACGTCTACCAGGGCACGGAGCTCTGGGACTACTCGCTGGTCGACCCCGACAACCGCCGGCCGGTCGACTTCGGCGAGCGCTCCGAGCTGCTCGAGCAGCAGGACGCGGGCGAGGCACCCGCCCTCGACGAGCTCGGCGCCGCCAAGCTGCTCGTGGTCTCGGTCGCGCTGCGGTTGCGTCGCGATCGGCCCGAGCTGTTCACCGGGTACCGCGGGCTCGAGGCCACCGGCCCCGCGGCCTCGCACCTGATCGCCTTCGACCGGGGTGGCGCGATCACCGTCGCGACCCGCCTGCCGATCGGGCTGGCCCGCAGCGGCGGCTGGCGCGACACCACGCTGGAGCTGCCCGCGGCGCGCAACGGCTACGTCGACGCGCTCACCGGCAGACTCGTGAGCGCCGGGCCCGTGAGCGTGAGCGACCTGCTGTTCCACTATCCGGTCGCGCTGCTGCAGCGCGTCGACGACGAGGACTGA
- the glgX gene encoding glycogen debranching protein GlgX: protein MESWPGSAYPLGATYDGSGTNFALFSEVAERVQLCLFDDDGTETCVDLTEVDAFVWHAYLPQVQPGQRYGYRVHGPYDPENGLRCNPNKLLLDPYAKATSGEIDWDQSLFSYTFGDPDSRNDDDSAAHMTYGVVINPFFDWSGDRKLRIPYSQSVIYEAHVKGLTELHPDVPEEQRGTYAGLAHPKVIEHLLKLGITAIELMPVHQFVNDSTLIDKGLSNYWGYNTIGFFAPQSTYASAGDRGQQVQEFKGMVKSLHAAGIEVILDVVYNHTAEGNHLGPTISFRGIDNAAYYRLVEDDQRYYMDYTGTGNTLNVRHPHSLQLIMDSLRYWVTEMHVDGFRFDLASALAREFYDVDRLSTFFELVQQDPVVSQVKLIAEPWDVGPGGYQVGNFPPQWTEWNGKYRDTVRDFWRGEPSTLGEFASRFTGSADLYEHSGRRPVASINFVTAHDGFTLRDLVSYNEKHNDANGEDNNDGESHNRSWNSGAEGPTDDPEVLALRARQQRNFIATLMLSQGVPMLLHGDELGRTQEGNNNTYAQDSPLSWVHWDSEDLPLVEFTAAVLRLRKEHPTFRRSRFFDGRPVKRGAGEPLPDIVWLNSDATEMQPEQWDSPLSRAVGVFLNGNGIRARDARGQQLTDVHFLLYFNAHDEDQDFTLPSAEYAESWDVVIDTAGGAADSQALPASSSLTVGGRSLQVLRLHREPEVEPDHSVAASLSAQADTSAIVIPTTPSVG, encoded by the coding sequence ATGGAATCGTGGCCAGGATCGGCCTACCCGCTCGGCGCCACCTATGACGGCAGCGGCACCAACTTCGCCCTCTTCAGCGAGGTGGCGGAGCGCGTGCAACTCTGTCTCTTCGACGACGACGGCACCGAGACCTGCGTCGATCTGACGGAGGTCGATGCCTTCGTCTGGCACGCCTACCTTCCCCAGGTGCAGCCCGGGCAGCGGTACGGGTACCGCGTGCACGGCCCCTACGACCCCGAGAACGGTCTGCGCTGCAACCCGAACAAGCTCCTGCTCGACCCGTACGCGAAGGCCACCAGCGGCGAGATCGATTGGGACCAGTCGCTGTTCTCGTACACCTTCGGCGACCCCGACTCCCGCAACGACGACGACTCCGCGGCGCACATGACCTACGGCGTCGTCATCAACCCCTTCTTCGACTGGTCGGGCGACCGCAAGCTGCGCATCCCCTACAGCCAGAGCGTCATCTACGAAGCCCACGTGAAGGGCCTCACCGAGCTGCACCCCGACGTGCCCGAGGAACAGCGGGGCACCTATGCGGGCCTCGCGCATCCGAAGGTCATCGAGCACCTGCTGAAGCTCGGCATCACCGCCATCGAGCTGATGCCCGTCCACCAGTTCGTGAACGACTCGACACTCATCGACAAAGGCCTCAGCAACTACTGGGGCTACAACACCATCGGCTTCTTCGCACCGCAGTCGACCTACGCCTCCGCCGGCGACCGCGGCCAGCAGGTGCAGGAGTTCAAGGGCATGGTGAAGTCGCTGCACGCGGCGGGCATCGAGGTCATCCTCGACGTGGTGTACAACCACACGGCCGAGGGCAACCACCTCGGCCCCACCATCAGCTTCCGCGGCATCGACAACGCCGCCTACTACCGTCTGGTGGAAGACGACCAGCGGTACTACATGGACTACACCGGCACGGGGAACACCCTCAACGTGCGCCACCCGCACTCGCTGCAGCTCATCATGGACTCGCTGCGCTACTGGGTGACCGAGATGCACGTCGACGGCTTCCGCTTCGACCTCGCCAGCGCCCTGGCACGCGAGTTCTACGACGTCGACCGCCTCTCCACCTTCTTCGAGCTCGTGCAGCAAGACCCGGTGGTGTCGCAGGTGAAGCTCATCGCCGAGCCGTGGGACGTCGGCCCCGGCGGCTACCAGGTGGGCAACTTCCCCCCGCAGTGGACGGAGTGGAACGGCAAGTACCGCGACACCGTGCGCGACTTCTGGCGGGGCGAACCGTCGACCCTCGGCGAGTTCGCGAGCCGCTTCACCGGGTCGGCCGACCTCTACGAGCACTCCGGCCGCCGCCCGGTGGCGTCGATCAATTTCGTCACCGCCCACGACGGCTTCACGCTGCGCGACCTGGTGTCGTACAACGAGAAGCACAACGACGCCAACGGCGAAGACAACAACGACGGCGAATCGCACAACCGCTCGTGGAACTCCGGCGCGGAGGGCCCCACCGACGACCCCGAGGTGCTCGCCCTGCGCGCCCGCCAGCAGCGCAACTTCATCGCCACGCTGATGCTCTCACAGGGTGTGCCGATGCTCCTGCACGGCGACGAGCTGGGCCGCACCCAGGAGGGCAACAACAACACCTACGCCCAGGACTCGCCGCTGTCGTGGGTGCACTGGGACAGCGAAGACCTGCCGCTGGTGGAGTTCACCGCCGCGGTGCTGCGTCTGCGGAAGGAGCATCCGACCTTCCGGCGCAGCCGCTTCTTCGACGGCCGCCCCGTGAAGCGCGGCGCGGGCGAGCCCCTGCCCGACATCGTCTGGCTGAACTCCGACGCCACCGAGATGCAGCCCGAGCAGTGGGACTCCCCGCTCTCGCGCGCCGTCGGGGTGTTCCTCAACGGCAACGGCATCAGGGCGCGGGATGCGCGGGGACAGCAGCTCACCGACGTGCACTTCCTGCTCTACTTCAACGCACACGACGAAGACCAGGACTTCACCCTGCCGTCCGCTGAGTACGCCGAGTCATGGGACGTCGTGATCGACACCGCGGGCGGAGCAGCCGACTCTCAGGCGCTCCCCGCCTCGTCGAGCCTGACCGTGGGAGGCCGCTCGCTCCAGGTGCTGCGCCTCCACCGCGAGCCCGAGGTCGAGCCCGACCACTCGGTGGCCGCCTCGCTCTCGGCGCAAGCCGACACCTCCGCCATCGTCATCCCCACCACCCCCTCGGTCGGCTGA
- a CDS encoding ECF transporter S component, whose protein sequence is MHSTVTTSSTTSAQKPGRRRSLRWRVVDIVVASVIGVAAGLIFWAWGIGYTPIATPLEALLPGAQSLTGGVWLFAGVLGGLIIRKPGAAIYTELVAAAVSALVGTQWGPLTLVSGLVQGLGAEIVFAAFLYANYRVYVAVLAGAGAGLALGLNDSILWYPGLGTAFYAVYITCAVIGGAIVAGLLSWVIARALARTGALNRFAAGREVTARA, encoded by the coding sequence GTGCATTCCACCGTCACCACCAGTTCCACCACCTCCGCCCAGAAACCCGGCCGTCGCCGCAGTCTTCGCTGGCGGGTCGTCGACATCGTCGTGGCCAGCGTCATCGGCGTGGCAGCCGGGCTCATCTTCTGGGCCTGGGGCATCGGCTACACCCCCATCGCCACGCCGCTCGAGGCGCTCCTGCCCGGCGCCCAGTCGCTCACCGGCGGCGTGTGGCTGTTCGCCGGCGTGCTGGGCGGGCTGATCATCCGCAAGCCGGGCGCGGCGATCTACACCGAGCTCGTCGCCGCCGCCGTCTCCGCGCTCGTCGGAACGCAGTGGGGGCCGCTCACCCTGGTCTCCGGTCTCGTGCAGGGGCTCGGCGCCGAGATCGTCTTCGCCGCCTTCCTCTACGCGAACTACCGCGTCTACGTGGCGGTGCTGGCCGGTGCCGGGGCGGGGCTCGCCCTCGGCCTGAACGACTCGATCCTCTGGTATCCGGGGCTCGGCACCGCGTTCTACGCCGTGTACATCACCTGCGCCGTCATCGGCGGCGCGATCGTCGCCGGCCTGCTGTCGTGGGTGATCGCGCGGGCACTCGCGCGCACCGGGGCGCTCAACCGCTTCGCCGCGGGTCGTGAGGTGACGGCGCGCGCGTGA
- a CDS encoding ABC transporter ATP-binding protein, translating into MSGEARVGPPGRTGGAASPGDDPGVAADSVAPAGLRASSWGWRHAGREAWALRRVDLVVEPGERVLLLGASGAGKSTLMHAFAGVLGGADEGEEEGALEVGDTDARHARGRVGLLLQDPDSQLVLARVGDDVAFGCENLGVPREEIWPRVERALDSVGLGDLALDHSTSALSGGQKQRVALAGVMAMLPGVVLLDEPTANLDPEGVVEVRDAVGRVVEQTGATLVVIEHRVDVWLDVVDRVVVLEPGGGVIADGTPQRVLRDRGAELARDGVWVPGIDPLGGRRARRGAAGTAVAEVAAGRGVTASGAGVGTAADGAAGASEAEAVAAKAGAGVADGAELLATRGLAVTRAPEAPVAAVDDTVVAAARAVAVTGRNGAGKSTFALTLSGLLLPAAGEVRASELLRGVDGDLPAVDARPARRIRSLLGRRRRASVPGVHPGDWGSKEVLTRIGVVFQDPEHQFVTGSVRAELEVSLRALGLSEGEIAERVTEVASRLRLDRLLSANPYTLSGGEKRRLSVASALVARPAVLVLDEPTFGQDSRTWAELVLLLGAQLDRGTALVAVTHDRAFVEALADHELVIG; encoded by the coding sequence GTGAGCGGCGAGGCGCGCGTCGGCCCTCCGGGCCGGACGGGAGGGGCGGCGAGCCCGGGCGACGACCCGGGTGTCGCCGCCGACTCCGTCGCGCCCGCCGGGTTGCGCGCCTCCTCGTGGGGGTGGCGGCACGCCGGCCGCGAGGCGTGGGCGCTGCGTAGGGTCGACCTCGTCGTCGAGCCGGGGGAGCGGGTGCTCCTGCTCGGGGCCTCCGGCGCCGGCAAGTCGACCCTGATGCACGCCTTCGCGGGGGTGCTCGGCGGTGCCGACGAAGGCGAGGAGGAGGGCGCCCTCGAGGTGGGCGACACGGATGCGCGGCACGCCAGAGGCCGCGTTGGCCTGCTGCTGCAGGACCCCGACTCGCAGTTGGTGCTCGCACGGGTGGGCGACGACGTCGCCTTCGGCTGCGAGAACCTCGGGGTGCCGCGCGAAGAGATCTGGCCCCGCGTGGAGCGGGCGCTCGACTCCGTCGGTCTCGGCGACCTCGCCCTCGACCATTCCACCTCGGCGCTCTCGGGCGGGCAGAAGCAACGGGTCGCGCTCGCCGGGGTGATGGCGATGCTCCCCGGCGTCGTGCTGCTCGACGAGCCCACCGCGAACCTCGACCCCGAGGGGGTCGTCGAGGTGCGCGACGCCGTGGGGCGCGTGGTCGAGCAGACCGGGGCCACCCTCGTGGTGATCGAGCACCGGGTCGACGTGTGGCTCGACGTGGTCGACCGGGTGGTGGTGCTCGAGCCGGGCGGCGGCGTCATCGCCGACGGCACGCCGCAGCGGGTGCTCCGCGATCGCGGCGCGGAGCTCGCGCGCGACGGCGTCTGGGTTCCGGGCATCGACCCGCTGGGCGGTCGCCGCGCGCGCCGCGGCGCGGCGGGTACCGCGGTCGCGGAGGTGGCGGCCGGTCGCGGCGTCACGGCGTCGGGTGCCGGCGTCGGCACGGCGGCAGACGGTGCGGCGGGAGCCAGCGAGGCGGAGGCGGTGGCGGCGAAGGCCGGCGCCGGTGTGGCCGACGGGGCGGAGCTGCTCGCCACGCGCGGGCTCGCGGTGACGCGCGCGCCTGAGGCGCCCGTGGCGGCGGTCGACGACACCGTCGTCGCTGCCGCGCGCGCGGTCGCGGTCACGGGGCGCAACGGTGCGGGCAAGTCGACCTTCGCGCTCACCCTCTCCGGGCTCCTCCTGCCCGCGGCCGGCGAGGTGCGAGCCTCCGAGCTGCTGCGAGGCGTCGACGGCGATCTGCCGGCGGTCGATGCCCGGCCGGCCCGGCGCATCCGTTCGCTGCTCGGCCGACGGCGGCGAGCATCCGTGCCGGGGGTGCACCCGGGCGACTGGGGCTCGAAAGAGGTGCTCACGCGCATCGGCGTCGTGTTCCAAGACCCCGAGCACCAGTTCGTGACAGGATCGGTGCGCGCCGAGCTCGAGGTCTCGCTGCGCGCACTCGGTCTCTCCGAGGGCGAGATCGCCGAGCGGGTGACCGAGGTGGCGTCGCGCCTGCGCCTCGACCGGCTGCTCTCGGCCAACCCGTACACGCTCTCGGGCGGAGAGAAGCGCAGGCTCTCGGTGGCCTCGGCGCTCGTCGCGCGCCCCGCGGTGCTCGTGCTCGACGAGCCCACCTTCGGGCAGGACTCGCGCACCTGGGCCGAGCTCGTGCTGCTGCTCGGCGCCCAGCTCGATCGCGGCACCGCCCTCGTCGCCGTCACGCACGACCGCGCCTTCGTCGAGGCGCTCGCCGACCACGAGCTGGTGATCGGGTGA
- a CDS encoding energy-coupling factor transporter transmembrane protein EcfT, whose product MTAVNPVAKLAASLLLSALLIVTIDWVSAAVALALESILFVWAGFTPRAFFRRTLAIWIAAPLAGVTTLLYGVASGTSYVEFWLVHVTDGSIALAIATTLRILAVGLPAVVLFATIDPTDLADGLAQVWHLPSRFVLGALAGMRLIGLFLDDWRQLELARRARGLGDRGRLRRFAGQAFALLVLSIRRGSKLATAMEARGFGGTATRTWARESVFGAGDWMLVAAGVSIGAVALAVSIATGSINFIIG is encoded by the coding sequence GTGACCGCCGTGAACCCGGTGGCGAAGCTCGCCGCCTCGCTGCTGCTCAGCGCGCTGCTCATCGTCACCATCGACTGGGTGTCGGCGGCCGTCGCGCTCGCTCTCGAGAGCATCCTGTTCGTCTGGGCGGGGTTCACGCCGCGCGCCTTCTTCAGGCGCACCCTGGCGATCTGGATCGCCGCGCCCCTCGCCGGCGTCACCACGCTGCTGTACGGCGTCGCCTCGGGCACGAGCTACGTCGAGTTCTGGCTCGTGCACGTCACCGACGGGTCGATCGCGCTGGCGATCGCGACGACCTTGCGCATCCTGGCCGTGGGGCTGCCCGCCGTGGTGCTCTTCGCCACCATCGACCCGACCGACCTCGCCGACGGACTCGCCCAGGTCTGGCACCTGCCCAGCCGGTTCGTGCTCGGGGCGCTCGCCGGCATGCGCCTCATCGGCCTGTTCCTCGACGACTGGCGACAGCTCGAGCTCGCCCGCCGCGCCAGGGGCCTCGGCGACCGCGGGCGGCTGCGCCGCTTCGCGGGCCAGGCCTTCGCCCTGCTCGTGCTCTCCATCAGACGCGGCAGCAAACTGGCCACGGCCATGGAGGCGCGGGGCTTCGGCGGCACGGCGACCCGCACCTGGGCCCGGGAGTCGGTGTTCGGTGCCGGGGACTGGATGCTCGTGGCGGCCGGCGTGAGCATCGGCGCGGTGGCGCTCGCCGTGTCGATCGCGACCGGCTCGATCAACTTCATCATCGGATGA
- a CDS encoding ATP-binding protein: protein MTVILIDGPSGSGKTALAHRVLAEWSGADRPTLVHLDDIYPGWDGLDAASAHVAEHLLRPLRAGLPARWQRWDWAAHRPAKWTEVDPAHPLVIEGCGAMSADNAALADLCIWVEADDGERKRRALARDGELYAREWDRWERQWRRFVQRENPRARATVVVPT, encoded by the coding sequence ATGACCGTCATCCTCATCGACGGCCCGAGCGGATCGGGCAAGACCGCACTCGCGCACCGCGTTCTCGCGGAGTGGAGCGGCGCCGACCGGCCGACCCTCGTGCACCTCGACGACATCTACCCCGGCTGGGACGGACTCGACGCCGCCAGCGCCCACGTCGCCGAGCACCTGCTCCGACCGCTCCGCGCCGGGCTGCCCGCGCGGTGGCAGCGCTGGGACTGGGCCGCCCACCGGCCGGCGAAGTGGACCGAGGTCGACCCCGCGCATCCGCTCGTCATCGAAGGGTGCGGGGCGATGAGCGCGGACAACGCGGCGCTGGCCGACCTGTGCATCTGGGTGGAGGCCGACGACGGGGAGCGCAAGCGGCGCGCGCTCGCCCGCGACGGCGAGCTCTACGCCCGCGAATGGGACAGGTGGGAGCGGCAGTGGCGGCGCTTCGTGCAGCGGGAGAACCCGCGGGCTCGAGCGACGGTGGTCGTGCCGACCTGA
- a CDS encoding metallopeptidase family protein: MVEMTADDFEELVSDELDQLPDDMLDGLENVVFVVEDRPEDGSLDLLGLYDGVAVTERGQYGFGEMPDRITLYRESLLALCDDVDEVRDQVHITLVHEIAHYYGIDDARLHELGWG, translated from the coding sequence ATGGTCGAGATGACGGCCGACGACTTCGAAGAACTCGTCTCCGACGAACTCGACCAGCTCCCCGACGACATGCTCGACGGTCTCGAGAATGTCGTGTTCGTCGTCGAAGACCGGCCCGAAGACGGCTCGCTCGACCTGCTCGGCCTCTACGACGGCGTCGCCGTCACCGAACGGGGCCAGTACGGCTTCGGCGAGATGCCCGACCGCATCACCCTCTACCGCGAGTCGCTGCTCGCCCTCTGCGACGACGTCGACGAGGTGCGCGACCAGGTGCACATCACCCTCGTGCACGAGATCGCCCACTACTACGGCATCGACGACGCGCGCCTCCACGAACTCGGCTGGGGCTGA